In Bufo gargarizans isolate SCDJY-AF-19 unplaced genomic scaffold, ASM1485885v1 original_scaffold_1017_pilon, whole genome shotgun sequence, a genomic segment contains:
- the LOC122922884 gene encoding keratin, type II cytoskeletal 5-like, translating to MSRSQSFGSKSVSGSRSFTASSLGGVGGGGGGSGVRTSLSSVSVSRGGGGGGGGGGGGGGGVGVGFGLGRSGGFGSRSCYSLGGNKRISISTSSRLGSGYAFGGGAGGGGLGGGFGGGAGGGGGGGFGGIGAGFGGGGYGGGFGGIGGPGGGFPDAGFGGPNFPVCPPGGIQQVTINNSLLTPLNLEIDPMIQKVRTEEREQIKTLNNKFASFIDKVRFLEQQNQVLKTKWSFLQEQGLKGGTKRSNAEPFFEAYMSNLRRQLDTLHNDKTRLDGELRNMQDLVEDYKNKYEDEINKRTAAENEFVIFKKDVDAAYMTKVELEGKTDLLTDELNFLRTLYEMEMRDLQGQIADTSVILSMDNNRVLDFDGLIAEVKAQYEEIAQKSRAEAEAAYAMKFQQLQETAGQHGTSLKSTKTEIAELNRMIQRIKAEIESAKKQCDNLQSAIREAEERGELALKDANKKLDELNAALKKAKEDMAKQLREYQELMNVKLALDIEIATYKTMLEGEECRMSGEITNPVNISVVSGSTSYNIRGGGGGGAGGGFGAGGGFGLGGGGIGGGAGGFGGGGYGVGGGGFGGGGGGYGGGGIDYGAGGGGYGGGGIDYGAGGGGYAGGYSMSGGGGGGGGGDYSVGGGGFSSSSRPPGMTIISKTSSSSSTRKLN from the exons atgagTAGGAGCCAATCATTTGGTAGTAAGTCTGTGTCAGGCAGCAGGAGCTTCACAGCTTCATCACTTGGAGGAGTgggaggaggtggtggtggcagtgGAGTAAGAACCAGCCTCAGTTCAGTTTCTGTGTctagaggaggaggtggtggtggtggtggtggtggtggtggtggtggtggtgttggtgttggTTTTGGACTTGGACGTTCTGGTGGCTTTGGGTCTAGAAGCTGTTATTCACTTGGGGGAAATAAGAGAATATCTATTAGTACTAGCTCCCGTTTAGGTAGTGGCTATGCCTTTGGTGGTGGAGCAGGTGGAGGTGGTTTAGGTGGAGGCTttggtggaggagcaggaggaggaggaggaggtggatttgGTGGAATAGGAGCTGGATTTGGTGgtgggggatatggtggtggattTGGGGGAATTGGTGGACCTGGAGGAGGCTTTCCAGATGCAGGTTTTGGTGGTCCAAATTTTCCTGTGTGCCCTCCTGGTGGAATTCAACAAGTAACTATTAACAATAGCCTGTTGACACCTCTTAACTTGGAAATTGATCCAATGATTCAAAAAGTGAGAACAGAAGAAAGAGAGCAGATTAAGACCCTCAACAATAAATTTGCCTCATTTATAGACAAG GTCAGATTTTTGGAGCAACAAAATCAAGTTCTGAAAACAAAGTGGTCCTTCTTACAAGAGCAAGGACTAAAAGGTGGAACAAAAAGGAGCAATGCTGAGCCTTTTTTTGAAGCTTACATGAGCAACCTCAGGCGACAACTAGACACATTACATAATGACAAAACTCGTCTAGATGGAGAACTGAGAAACATGCAAGACCTTGTGGAAGATTACAAAAACAA ATATGAGGATGAGATAAACAAGCGCACAGCAGCTGAAAACGAATTTGTGATCTTCAAGAAG GATGTGGATGCTGCATACATGACCAAGGTGGAACTGGAGGGCAAAACAGATCTTTTGACTGATGAGCTCAACTTCTTAAGAACACTTTATGAAATG GAAATGCGTGATCTTCAAGGCCAGATCGCTGACACTTCAGTCATTCTTTCCATGGACAACAATAGAGTTCTAGATTTTGATGGTCTCATTGCTGAGGTTAAAGCTCAGTATGAAGAGATTGCACAGAAAAGCAGAGCAGAGGCCGAAGCTGCTTATGCCATGAAG TTCCAACAGCTACAAGAAACAGCAGGTCAACATGGTACCAGTCTTAAATCCACCAAGACTGAGATTGCTGAGCTGAACCGCATGATTCAAAGAATAAAGGCTGAAATTGAAAGTGCGAAGAAACAG tgtgATAACCTGCAATCAGCAATCAGAGAAGCTGAAGAACGTGGTGAACTTGCTTTAAAAGATGCAAATAAGAAACTTGATGAGCTTAATGCAGCTCTTAAAAAGGCAAAGGAGGATATGGCTAAGCAGTTGCGTGAGTACCAGGAACTGATGAACGTGAAACTGGCCCTGGATATTGAGATTGCTACTTACAAAACAATGCTGGAAGGAGAAGAGTGCAG GATGTCTGGAGAGATCACAAATCCAGTGAATATCT CTGTGGTCAGTGGTTCCACCTCATACAATattagaggaggaggtggaggaggagcaggaggaggatttGGAGCTGGAGGAGGATTTGGCCTTGGAGGTGGCGGAATTGGAGGCGGTGCTGGTGGATTTGGAGGAGGCGGATATGGAGTTGGAGGAGGAGGATTTggtggaggaggtggtggatatGGAGGAGGTGGAATAGATTATGGAGCAGGAGGTGGTGGATATGGAGGAGGTGGAATAGATTATGGAGCTGGAGGTGGTGGATATGCAGGAGGATATTCTATGAgtggtggaggtggaggaggaggaggaggagattacagtgttggagggggtggctTTAGCTCTTCTAGCAGGCCACCAGGCATGACAATTATCTCCAAAacatcctcttcctcatccaccaGAAAACTAAATTAA